The DNA segment GCTACGTCGGCTTCGCCTTCAGCGGCAGTTTCCTCAATAAGCTCCACTTCATCTGGGAATTTTGCTTCCGGTGAAACTATGGTGACCTGAACCCCGAATATTCCGGGCTTCAAATAAACATGTGTGACGGCTCTTCTAACATATTTCATCGCCGGCTCCCCGCTCTTAGGTATATATCCATCCCTAAACTTCTCGGCTCTAGCCCTCTCAGTTCTAAGCTTGCCACTTATAGTTATCTCAGCGCCTAGAGCGCCGGCGCCCATTATCTGATTTAACGCCCAGAAGCCAACCCTCCTAAAGTGGATTCCACGCCTCAAGGCAGCAGCTATCCTAGATGCCATAACATGAGGATTCAGCTCCGGAACCTCTATTTCAGCAACCGATATCTGCGGGTTTGGAAGATTAAATTTCTCCTCCAAAATCTTAGCCAGATTCCTTATTGTTTCGCCTCCGCGCCCTATTATAAGCCCTGGGCGCACAGCGTATATGACCACGTTTGTGCCGAGGGGTGTCTTAGTTATATTGACTCCGCCGTAACCCGCCCTCTCGAACTCTTTCCAAAGGAACTCGTCTATTTCGGCTTTTCTAATAGACTCGCTTATAAAATGCTTAACATAAGACATGCCTATCCCTCTTTCACTTGTTCAAGAACTATTTCAACATGGCATAGGGTCTCAAACTTCGGCGTGGCTCTGCCGAATGCCCGCGGAATATATCTCCTTATTTTAGCGCCGGGATACGCTGACGCATGAATTATCTTAAGTTTCTCCACATCAAACCCCTTGTATTCGGCGTTCGCCTCAGCGTTCTCAAGAACCTCAAGTATCCTTGAGGCAGCCTTAACCGGGTATCTCCCAGCTCCGCTTAACCCCCTTCTATGCGGAAGCTTCTTCTTGTAGCGCCTATACGGGACAGCTTTCTTCTTCGCTATAACTTGGCTTAAGTATTCTTTTGCCTCATCGAGCATCATATCTTTTATCGCTGCGCAGATCTCTCTGGCAGCTTTAGGCGATATTCTAAGCTCTCTTCCGCTCGCCCTAACCATCGTATCCGGGTTGTAAACGGTTACTGAGTATCCCCACTCCGGCAAATATACTTCACCATGTTATTAGTGAAAGAGAAAATGCAACAGTTATTTATAAGAATTTTTCTCTTAACACCAAAATAAAACGCTTAGACCCTTTGGTGTCGGCGCCCTTCTTTCTCCTATCTATCCGCCGCCGATCACAGTCATAAGCGCCAGTGTGTCTCCATCCCTAAGGCTTATGCGTCCAATGTTCGCTAAGTTCACCGCGGAGCCGTTTAAGGTTATTAGTAGGGTTGGGTCTACGGGGTTTTCGCCTACACCGCTGATCAAATCCTTGATTGCCTTATGGGATTCAGCTATCTCTGCGAGCAGATCCTTGAGCGAAGCGCCCTCAGATAGGTCATACTCTTCCTCGCCCTTACCAACCTTGTGTCTGGCGACACCTAGGTAAATAACTTTAACCCTCATGAACCCTCAAAAAGGATATACGGGGTAATTGATTTAAACTTTGCTAGTCTCTTAGGTTTTAAATTTTCCTTTTAGAATCCTTCTTCTGATTCTGAGGAAAAGTTAAAGGAAAATGTATATCATCTTTTTATATCCCGGTGAGATTAATTCTGTTGGTTATCTTAAGAGGTATAAGTGTTGTCCGGTGAGGTAAATATTGGCTCCAGTATCGATTACTCAGACTTCATGTTTGAGAATAGCCTAGTTACGGTTGTCGCCGTCAAGAGTTCGCCTAAAATTGACCTTGTGGGTTTTTCAGTTGGACCGTTTGAGGAGGGGCAGGAATACGAGGTTAGGCTCTGGGTTGCCAAAGAGCTTGAGAGGGATGGCGTAGTTAGAGTTAGGGAAGGCGAGTTGGATGCCGCTAAGCTTTATAAGATTCAGTGGACTGAACGCATACAGTCTGTTGGGCAGCTGGCAACGCTTCCAGAAGACTTTTATCCTAGGCTCAGACGCTTAATTAATGATCTTAAGGCCGCTTCAAGGACAAGCCCTGAGAAAATGAGAGAATATGAGTATGTTCAAAACCTGGCGCAGGACATAGTTAACTGCAGGCTCAGGAAAATCGTATCATTAGCTTCTATTTCAACGCAGGAGGGGCAGACCCCTAAAAACCTTACCCTTGAGGAGAAGAGCCTTTTCGATAGCATACGCCAGATCGTTAACGAATGGGTGTCGAAGATAATATAGCACCTCACATGGGGGTGTACGCTCATGACGGAGCTCGTGGTTGAGAATCCGCTTGAAAAATTCGGCTCATTGTTTAAGACCGCTAAGTATCGCCAGAGAGTCGCCCAAATGGCTCTCAGCGCCTCCACATCGCTAACCCTAGACTTCGAAGACCTCCTCGTTGTCGATCCACGCCTCGCAGACGGCATACTTGAGAAGCCTCAGGAATACCTTAGCTACGCTAATAGCGCGGCTCTCGGCCAGCTGCAGATAGAGGTTCCCGAATACGCTGAGAGGATTAAAGAGACCGGCATAACGGTTAGGGTGCGCGGGCTACCACACATAACGCCGCTGCGTAGGCTTGGATCCGAGCATATTGGCAGGCTCGTTATGGTTGAAGGCATAATAATGCGCGCGTCAACGGTTAGGCCAATAGTCACCATGGCTGCTTTCAGATGTAAGAGATGTGATACAGAGGTTTATGTCCCGCAGAGCGGCGCCTTCCTAACGCTTCCAATCAAGTGCAGTAATAGGGCCTGCGGTAAAGGCGGACCATTCGAGTTTATTCCCGAAAAGTCTAAGTTTATTGATTACCAGGAGCTGAGGATTCAAGAGTACCCCGAGGATATTCCTCCGGGCCAGACTCCCCGCTCCCTAGACATTAGGGTTATCGGCAAAGATATAGTTGACACAGCTAGGCCGGGAGACAGGGTCTACGTTGTCGGAATAGTTAGCGCCGAGGCCACTTCCTATCCCAGAACCGGTAAGAGCAGGGCTTTCACGCTTTACCTTGACGCGAACTATATTGACGCTGCGGGAAGAGAACCCGAATCCCTACTTATAAGTCCTGAAGAGGAGGAGCAGATAATCAGGCTTGCTAAGGATCCGAAGATTCACGAGAAAATAATTCGGTCTGTGGCCCCATCAATATACGGCTATGAGCATATTAAGGAGGCGATAATGTACCTCCTGTTCGGCGGGGTACCCAAACACCTGCCGGACATAAACGTTAGAGGCGACATACATGTGCTCCTCGTAGGCGATCCCGGAACAGCGAAATCGCAGCTACTGCGGTACGTTCAGAGGATTGCGCCTAGAGGTCTATACACCAGCGGTAGGGGTACGACTGCTGCGGGCTTGACGGCGGCTGTTTTACCGTCTCCAACGGGCGGCATGACCCTTGAGGCCGGAGCCCTTGTTTTAGCCGATAAGGGCGTCGCCTGCATAGATGAGATCGATAAGATGAGGAATGAGGATAGGGTTGCCATACATGAGGCTATGGAGCAGCAGACGGTTTCAGTGGCTAAGGGCGGCATAGTTGCCACGCTGAATGCTCGGACAGCCATCTTGGCGGCGGCCAACCCGGCCCTTGGGAGATACGACCCATATAGGACTGTTGCGGAAAATATCTCTTTGCCCGTAACTATCCTGTCGAGGTTCGACCTAATATTTGTCTTAAGGGATGTTCCGGACAAGGATTTCGATTCAAGGATGAGCGAACATATGCTTAAACTGCATGTTAAGGAGGCGCCTCCAGTTGAGCCGCCTATCCCACCGGAGCTGCTTAGAAAATATGTTGCGTATGCGAGAAATAATGTTAGGCCGATTTTAACTCCTGAAGCCATGGAGCGTCTCAAAGAGTTTTATTTGGAGATGCGTTCGGCGAGCGAGGGTGAAGGTTCACCGATAGCCATAACAGCCCGCCAGCTCGAAGCGCTAGTTAGGATCGCTGAGGCTAGGGCCCGCGCGGCGCTTAGAAACGTTGTTTTGCCTGAGGATGCTGAGGCCGCCATAAATATTATGAGGAGGTCGCTTGAGGAGGTTGGCATAGATGTTTCCTCGAAAAAGTTTGATATAGACATTATTATGGTTGGTAAGCCTAGAAGCGTTCAGGATAAGCTGCGCGTTATACTCAGCACAATCGTTGACATGGAGAAGGAGTCCGGCATGGTTAATAGGGCTGATCTCCTTGAGAGGCTGAGCAGCGAGTACGGTATAGCTAGAAGCGAAGCGGAAAAGCTAATACAGCAGATGATACGTGAAGGAACATTATATGAGCCTAGGGCAGGATACTTAAAGAAGACTTAGCGGTAAAGGTTTCAGCCTTGCTGGTTGAAGATCTAAATATTCATCCTGAAGTGAAGAGGGTTCTTGCGGAGGAAGGTATAAGGGAGCTTTTCCCACCCCAGGCCGACGCCATAAAGGCTGGAGCCCTTGAGGGACGAAACCTCCTCCTAGCCAGCCCAACGGCCTCAGGCAAAACTTTGGTTGCTGAACTATGCGCGCTTAAACATGTGCTGGAGAATAATGGTAAAGTTCTGTATTTGGCGCCGTTGAAGGCTTTGGCGAACGAAAAGTATGAGGAGTTTAAGAAGTATAGCGTTATCCGTAAGCCCGACGGTGGACATGTGAGCGTAGGCATAAGCACAGGGGACTTTGATAGCAGCGACCCTTGGCTTGGAAGATTCGATATCATTGTGACAACGAACGAGAAGTGCGATTCGCTTTTAAGGCATAGGGCTCCATGGATAAGCGAAATATCCCTTGTGGTTGCGGATGAGGTTCACCTGCTTAACGATGTTGAAAGAGGGCCGACGCTTGAGGTTGTCTTAGCTAGGCTTATGCAGCTCAACCCGAACATACAGGTGCTGGCTTTAAGCGCAACCGTCAAAAACTACGATGAGATAGCGGAGTGGCTTGGCGCCAAGGCGATAACGACTGAATGGAGGCCGGTTAAGCTCCGCGAGGGGGTTCTCCTAGACGATGAGATACAGTTTAGGGATGGGGGCTCGATTAAAGTAAACCGCTTGGTTAAAGATCTATCGATAAATCTTGCGCTGCACGCCGTCAAGCAGGGTGGACAGGCCCTTATATTTGCGTCTTCGAGGAAGAACGCTGTAAACCTCTCTAGGAAGGCTGCCCCTGAAGTGGGCGCCTTGCTCTCTAAGTCGCTTAAGCGCTCGCTGGACAATATAGCTGAGGAGATCCTGTCGTCCGGCGAGAGGACTAGGCTAAGCGATCTTCTAGCCGAGCTCGTTAGAAACGGGGTTGCGTTCCATCACGCTGGCCTATCGGGGATACACCGGAAAATCATCGAGGATTCTTTTCGCGATGGGAAGATTAAGGTTTTGACGGCTACTCCAACATTGGCTTTCGGCGTTAATCTTCCGGCCAGAATGGTGATTATAAGCGATTATAGGCGCTATGAGCCGGGCTACGGCTACTACCCCATATCCGTCCTAGAGTATAAGCAGATGGTTGGGCGCGCTGGCAGACCTAAATACGATGATGTTGGCGAGGCGGTTCTTGTGGCGAGAACCGAGGAGGAGCGCGACTATCTAATGGAGAGCTTTGTTTTAGCTAAGCCTGAGCGGATATGGTCTAAGCTCGGCGTCGAACGGGTTTTAAGGAGCCATGTTTTGGCTACGATAGCGTCCGAGTTCGCCTACTCGGAGCAGGGCGTATACGACTTCTTCTCTAAGACGCTTTACGCCTACCAATATGATATCGGCGCCATTAAGGGCACAATAAACAGGATCTTAAGGTTCCTTTACGATGAGGGCATGATAAAGTATGAGGGCGGCTTCATCCGCGCAACCGAGTTCGGCGCAAGGGTCTCGCAGCTATATATTGACCCGGTTTCAGCCATAATAATCCGCGACGCGCTTAAGGGGAGGGCGCCGAAGCTAGCGGACATTAGCTTCCTCCACATGGTATCGCGTACGCCTGATATGGCTCCCAGGCTTAGGCCGGCTTCTAGCGAGATCGATAAGATCGCGCTCTTCGTTGAGGAGCATAGGGATGAATTCATGTTCGATGTTCCGGACGAGTGGGCTGATCGAATAGAGTTCGAGGAGTTTCTGGGCGAGGTTAAAACAGCCCTAGTCTTAAATGCTTGGATAGAGGAGTACAGCGAGGATCAGATAATTGAGTTTTTCGGGGTTGAGCCCGGAGACCTCTACCATTTAACCGAGACCGCTAAATGGCTCCTCTACGCATCATATGAGCTGGCGAAGCTGCTCGGCCATAGGGATCTACTCTCTAAGCTGGCTGAGCTGATGGAGCGCGTTGAGCATGGCGTGAGAGCCGAGCTGCTTCCGCTGGTTAGGCTTGAGGGCGTAGGCCGGGTTAGGGCGCGCATACTTTACAATGCTGGGTTGAGAACAATCGAAGATCTTAGAAAGGCATCTGTAGAGAATCTTATGTCGCTGCCGTACATAGGTCCAAAGATAGCGAAGAAGATAAAGGAGCAGGTTGGCGGAACACTAACGCAGGAAGAGTGGCGGAAGCTGACCCAAGCGGCTAGTAGGCAGGAGCAGCAGCCGCTGACAGAGTATTATGGCAAAAGCTAGGTGACATTGTGTAAGGTTTTTTGTGGCGGCTCTCTAAGTTAAGCAGAGATAAAAAAGGAAAAAGGAGAGGAAGGAATATTTAGTGTCTCTTTGTTTTCAATAGCAGTTTTGTTGAAGCTAAGATTGTTGCGGCGAGAATAATGACGATGATGGGTTCGGTTATTATTGTTGTTTCCGGAGCGTTAAAACTTGAGCTAACGATTATTTCGCCGCCTACCGGAATCTTCTCTACTACTGTTACTGGTGTTTCGGTGGTGCATGTGTTATCATTGGTATCTATCTCGTCATTTACGGGTAATGCTCGAACCTCAATCCAGTATGTTCCGGGATCCACGTCGCTGGTGTCCCAAATAAACTCTGGTGTCGCTTCCTCTCCTGGTTCCAAGGTCATTGTTTGGTCGGAGCCTATTTGTATGGGTGGTGTGAGCGGTGTTCCATAGTAGCATCTTACTGTGAATGTCTCGGTTTTGCTTCCATCGTTTCTTATAACTGCTGTAATTTTCACTATCCCCCCTCTTATTACGCTAGTCACATCGGTGCTTTGGCGTACAGCCACAATGTCGTGAACCTGAACCTCTATTGTAGTCGCTGCTGTGCAGTTGTTGTTTTCTTCATAGGTTTCAGGCAATTCCCTGCCGGAATCGGCCATGGCGCGAATATAATAGGTTCCCGGCGGAACTCCACTCGTGTTCCACGCAAACCTTATGGTGGTTCCTTCATTTTCTCCAAGGCTGTAGACTCTGATTGTGTGTACTGGCTCTATTTTCATCCATGTTGTTTGGTCTGGGCTATAGAAGAGCGTTACATTGAATGTTTCAGCATAATAGTTTCCGCTATTCTTTACAACCACGTCTATTCCAATGGTCTCCCCCTGAATCACGGTATACTTCGCTGGGGTCTGGCTGATAGCCTCAACATCTCTAGTATACGCATAAACCGTAACATTAAGATCGGCAGTATCTGATACAGTTGTATACTCCTTGGTTCTGCCGACGGCTGTAAGGTTCTGACCAAGATTAAGTATAAAGATTCCAGGTTCATTGGGTGTTAATGTAACGCTAAATGTCAGTGTAGCGTTTTCAGGTGAGTCAAGGTTTGTTATGTTCCAAACTATTACCGGTCTCCCATCGACGGTTCTATATTCGGCGTCTCCTTTGCTTGGGGTCTCGAGACTTACGTATGTCACTCCTTCATAGATGTAGTCTGTCACATTAATATTCACCAGTTCGACGTTTCCGGTGTTTATGTTTACTACGAGGATCTTTATCTCATATGTGGTGCTATGGCCTACTATGGCTGGATCTGGTCCATCAACCACTCTAACAAGGGCTTTCTCAACAGATATGCTTGGAGCCTGAGCCGGAGCCACCGTAACGATGGTGGTGGCAGTGCAGTTATTATTCTTCTCATTAAATTCGCTTATCCTTCTAGATGAGTCCGCGAAGGCTTTTATAAAGTATGTTTCAGGAGATACTCCAGCAGTGTTCCAGTCAAAGCTTACTGTTGTTTCGCTGCCTGGATCTAAGCTGTTGACGGTTTTTGTATCTATTGGAGTATTATCGTAGTATACTGTTACGTTGAATGTCTCGGTATAGTTGCCAAAGTTTTTGACTACAACATCGATCCTAACCAATCCACCCTGCTCTACGGTGGTTACATTCGTGGTCTGACTTATTGCGGCGACATCATGAACTTTCACGGTTACAGTAGCCTGAGCCGTACACCAATTGTTCTCCTCATTTATCTCCGCTATCTCGCCAGCAGAATCCGCAAACGCTCTTATTATATAAGTTCCGGGCTCAACGCCAGCGGTGGGGCAATCAAACTCCACAACGGTTGTTGCTCCAGCAGCCAAATTCTCCACTCTTTTAGCGCAAGTCACTTTCGGCCCAAAGTAGACTGTTACATCAAAGGACTCACTGCAAGTCCCACTATTCCTCACCTCAACAGACACTTTTACTGTTTCACCTTGCTCTACTTCGGTTGCATTGGCCTGTTGGCTTACGGCAACTACGTCGTGGACTACTATCCCCCTCTCTTCGTCTGGATGGTCTGTTGTTGGGGCCTGATTTAGATTGGGGTTCTCTTGGTCAGTTGCCCACATCAACCCATAAGAACGTGGATTACCTAGAGAAGCCCAATTCACCATCATATCTGTGTAATTGCCACTTATTCTGAAGTCCGCAATCGTTGGATCGGTTACCTTATAGTTCCTGTAGTCATATTGTTGCCCGGGGCCATACTCATCAAATTTTCCATCACCCTCAATATCCTCTAATAGATAGATTTCACCAATTCCATCATCATCTGTATCTTCTACAAACAGCAGATAGCTTGCGCCAATAATATTTCCTCCACTCATGTAGAGCGGCATTGTGGTGTTAATGAACCACTTATAACGAGCATCACTCACCTTCGTGTCAACCTTCCACTCAGAGCCCCGGCACTCCATAACATTTTAGTCTCAAGTACAAGTAGTCTTCATCGTAATAATAGTACGCTTCCTCCACATCTCTCCAATCATCTTGCGATCCATTCTCATTCTTATCCCAATCAATATAAATCCAATCTGAATCAGAGGACCATGCACTTGCAACATTAGACATCAAGGCAACACCAATTAACAATGCCACAGCAAAAACAAGATACTTTCTTGACATAATATACGTCTCCCTCATACTTACAATAAAAAGTTCACTGCTTCTTTATCTTAAATATTTTATTCAGTTTTACTCTTTAATCTGCACCAAATTATCTGGCTTAAGTGCCCCATAATATGAGCTGGCAAATCATGCGGTTGTAAATTGCTCAGAGTAAAGGGTAAATTTATGTTTTTCAAGCATTATTACTACTTTAGCGTTAAGCGCTGTGTACGGAGGCTGATTAGCCTTGGCGTCTGAGCTGTTTGGCATCGTCGTTAATTACAGGTTGGGGCCTAGAGAGCAGTATCCGCGCGAATGCA comes from the Candidatus Bathyarchaeia archaeon genome and includes:
- a CDS encoding DEAD/DEAH box helicase yields the protein MLVEDLNIHPEVKRVLAEEGIRELFPPQADAIKAGALEGRNLLLASPTASGKTLVAELCALKHVLENNGKVLYLAPLKALANEKYEEFKKYSVIRKPDGGHVSVGISTGDFDSSDPWLGRFDIIVTTNEKCDSLLRHRAPWISEISLVVADEVHLLNDVERGPTLEVVLARLMQLNPNIQVLALSATVKNYDEIAEWLGAKAITTEWRPVKLREGVLLDDEIQFRDGGSIKVNRLVKDLSINLALHAVKQGGQALIFASSRKNAVNLSRKAAPEVGALLSKSLKRSLDNIAEEILSSGERTRLSDLLAELVRNGVAFHHAGLSGIHRKIIEDSFRDGKIKVLTATPTLAFGVNLPARMVIISDYRRYEPGYGYYPISVLEYKQMVGRAGRPKYDDVGEAVLVARTEEERDYLMESFVLAKPERIWSKLGVERVLRSHVLATIASEFAYSEQGVYDFFSKTLYAYQYDIGAIKGTINRILRFLYDEGMIKYEGGFIRATEFGARVSQLYIDPVSAIIIRDALKGRAPKLADISFLHMVSRTPDMAPRLRPASSEIDKIALFVEEHRDEFMFDVPDEWADRIEFEEFLGEVKTALVLNAWIEEYSEDQIIEFFGVEPGDLYHLTETAKWLLYASYELAKLLGHRDLLSKLAELMERVEHGVRAELLPLVRLEGVGRVRARILYNAGLRTIEDLRKASVENLMSLPYIGPKIAKKIKEQVGGTLTQEEWRKLTQAASRQEQQPLTEYYGKS
- a CDS encoding 50S ribosomal protein L22, whose product is MPEWGYSVTVYNPDTMVRASGRELRISPKAAREICAAIKDMMLDEAKEYLSQVIAKKKAVPYRRYKKKLPHRRGLSGAGRYPVKAASRILEVLENAEANAEYKGFDVEKLKIIHASAYPGAKIRRYIPRAFGRATPKFETLCHVEIVLEQVKEG
- a CDS encoding 30S ribosomal protein S3; translated protein: MSYVKHFISESIRKAEIDEFLWKEFERAGYGGVNITKTPLGTNVVIYAVRPGLIIGRGGETIRNLAKILEEKFNLPNPQISVAEIEVPELNPHVMASRIAAALRRGIHFRRVGFWALNQIMGAGALGAEITISGKLRTERARAEKFRDGYIPKSGEPAMKYVRRAVTHVYLKPGIFGVQVTIVSPEAKFPDEVELIEETAAEGEADVAKSGG
- a CDS encoding MoaD/ThiS family protein → MRVKVIYLGVARHKVGKGEEEYDLSEGASLKDLLAEIAESHKAIKDLISGVGENPVDPTLLITLNGSAVNLANIGRISLRDGDTLALMTVIGGG
- a CDS encoding CARDB domain-containing protein, with product MECRGSEWKVDTKVSDARYKWFINTTMPLYMSGGNIIGASYLLFVEDTDDDGIGEIYLLEDIEGDGKFDEYGPGQQYDYRNYKVTDPTIADFRISGNYTDMMVNWASLGNPRSYGLMWATDQENPNLNQAPTTDHPDEERGIVVHDVVAVSQQANATEVEQGETVKVSVEVRNSGTCSESFDVTVYFGPKVTCAKRVENLAAGATTVVEFDCPTAGVEPGTYIIRAFADSAGEIAEINEENNWCTAQATVTVKVHDVAAISQTTNVTTVEQGGLVRIDVVVKNFGNYTETFNVTVYYDNTPIDTKTVNSLDPGSETTVSFDWNTAGVSPETYFIKAFADSSRRISEFNEKNNNCTATTIVTVAPAQAPSISVEKALVRVVDGPDPAIVGHSTTYEIKILVVNINTGNVELVNINVTDYIYEGVTYVSLETPSKGDAEYRTVDGRPVIVWNITNLDSPENATLTFSVTLTPNEPGIFILNLGQNLTAVGRTKEYTTVSDTADLNVTVYAYTRDVEAISQTPAKYTVIQGETIGIDVVVKNSGNYYAETFNVTLFYSPDQTTWMKIEPVHTIRVYSLGENEGTTIRFAWNTSGVPPGTYYIRAMADSGRELPETYEENNNCTAATTIEVQVHDIVAVRQSTDVTSVIRGGIVKITAVIRNDGSKTETFTVRCYYGTPLTPPIQIGSDQTMTLEPGEEATPEFIWDTSDVDPGTYWIEVRALPVNDEIDTNDNTCTTETPVTVVEKIPVGGEIIVSSSFNAPETTIITEPIIVIILAATILASTKLLLKTKRH
- a CDS encoding minichromosome maintenance protein MCM, translating into MTELVVENPLEKFGSLFKTAKYRQRVAQMALSASTSLTLDFEDLLVVDPRLADGILEKPQEYLSYANSAALGQLQIEVPEYAERIKETGITVRVRGLPHITPLRRLGSEHIGRLVMVEGIIMRASTVRPIVTMAAFRCKRCDTEVYVPQSGAFLTLPIKCSNRACGKGGPFEFIPEKSKFIDYQELRIQEYPEDIPPGQTPRSLDIRVIGKDIVDTARPGDRVYVVGIVSAEATSYPRTGKSRAFTLYLDANYIDAAGREPESLLISPEEEEQIIRLAKDPKIHEKIIRSVAPSIYGYEHIKEAIMYLLFGGVPKHLPDINVRGDIHVLLVGDPGTAKSQLLRYVQRIAPRGLYTSGRGTTAAGLTAAVLPSPTGGMTLEAGALVLADKGVACIDEIDKMRNEDRVAIHEAMEQQTVSVAKGGIVATLNARTAILAAANPALGRYDPYRTVAENISLPVTILSRFDLIFVLRDVPDKDFDSRMSEHMLKLHVKEAPPVEPPIPPELLRKYVAYARNNVRPILTPEAMERLKEFYLEMRSASEGEGSPIAITARQLEALVRIAEARARAALRNVVLPEDAEAAINIMRRSLEEVGIDVSSKKFDIDIIMVGKPRSVQDKLRVILSTIVDMEKESGMVNRADLLERLSSEYGIARSEAEKLIQQMIREGTLYEPRAGYLKKT